The proteins below come from a single Leptidea sinapis chromosome Z, ilLepSina1.1, whole genome shotgun sequence genomic window:
- the LOC126978894 gene encoding uncharacterized protein LOC126978894 isoform X5, which produces MHCLEAATRSSCPIGSRCLFVHFDDDIERYRQAQMTAQTFNSTNLHCMSVPPPTLGYMHVYKSYPPPQSSVVLRPPMQAYPLNPHHMPGTLPTMQVSPTQQEMAANSAVKNSQEGWHHPMNYASAVRRNQTQVVAGHNNLPISSAEKYAQYSEVTGAVMNEDASSIIYQRPEYFNTMYQTPKSGMYDPHYQGNMHPTQLSVYVPMYPESNTYGNNIGRPANLTIASGLGEVMHFPTASDVQGPSDTAYKFKAMMEALPKLTSQTPSPTANNAATVDRRAVGADRLRPVGIKGFNAMYNSAEATEKQKDEHELDLELEAIQQRIHTEF; this is translated from the exons GTATAGACAGGCTCAAATGACTGCACAAACTTTTAATTCAACAAATTTACATTGTATGTCAGTCCCTCCACCAACACTGGGGTACATGCACGTATACAAGAGTTACCCACCACCGCAATCATCTGTAGTGCTGCGTCCGCCGATGCAAGCCTACCCTCTGAATC CACACCACATGCCGGGAACATTGCCGACCATGCAGGTATCGCCGACGCAACAGGAGATGGCGGCCAATTCAGCTGTGAAGAACTCCCAAGAAGGATGGCATCATCCAAT GAACTATGCTTCTGCGGTGAGGCGTAATCAGACACAGGTTGTTGCTGGACACAACAACTTGCCAATTTCGTCTGCTGAAAAATACGCGCAGTACAGCGAAGTAACTGGCGCTGTGATGAACGAAGACGCAAGTTCAATAATTTATCAGCGTCCAGAGTATTTTAACACCATGTACCAGACTCCGAAATCAGGGATGTACGATCCACATTACCAAGGCAATATGCACCCGACGCAGCTCTCCGTGTATGTGCCTATGTATCCGGAGTCTAACACATATGGCAACAACATAG GGCGTCCTGCAAATTTGACTATTGCTTCGGGCCTTGGGGAAGTGATGCATTTCCCAACAGCGAGTGACGTACAAGGACCGTCTGATACG GCTTACAAATTTAAAGCCATGATGGAGGCCCTGCCAAAATTAACGTCGCAAACGCCGTCGCCAACGGCCAac AATGCAGCGACTGTGGATAGGCGTGCAGTTGGTGCAGATAGACTGCGCCCTGTTGGAATAAAAGGATTCAATGCAATGTATAATTCTGCTGAGGCTACGGAGAAGCAGAAAGACGAG CATGAATTGGATCTTGAATTGGAGGCAATCCAGCAGCGTATCCACACAGAGTTCTAG